From the genome of Cryptococcus tetragattii IND107 chromosome 6, whole genome shotgun sequence, one region includes:
- a CDS encoding glyceraldehyde-3-phosphate dehydrogenase: MVVKVGINGFGRIGRIVLRNAIEHGDLEVVAVNDPFIDLDYMVYMFKYDSTHGRFKGSVEVKDGKLYINNKAISVFGEKDPANIKWGEAGAEYIVESTGVFTTTEKAGVHLKGGAKKVVISAPSADAPMFVCGVNLDAYKPEYKIVSNASCTTNCLAPLAKVIHDNFTIIEGLMTTVHATTATQKTVDGPSHKDWRGGRGAAANIIPSSTGAAKAVGKVIPSLNGKLTGMSFRVPTSDVSVVDLVCRIEKGASYDEIKNVIKKASESPELKGILGYTEDAVVSTDFVGSTESSIFDAQAGIALNANFIKLVSWYDNEYGYSRRVCDLISYIAGVDAKAQ, encoded by the exons ATGGTTGTCAAGGTTGGAATCAACGGTTTCG GTCGTATCGGTCGAATTGTTCTCAG AAACGCCATCGAGCATGGAGACCTTGAGGTTGTTGCTGTCAACGA CCCTTTCATTGACTTGGACTACATG GTTTACATGTTCAAGTACGACTCC ACACATGGTCGCTTCAAGGGTTCTGTCGAGGTTAAGGACGGTAAGCTCTATATCAACAACAAGGCCATTTCCGTCTTCGGCGAGAAGGACCCCGCCAATATCAAGTGGGGTGAGGCTGGTGCCGAGTACATCGTTGAGTCTACCGGTGTCTTCACCACTACCGAAAAGGCCGGTGTCCATCTCAAGGGAGGCGCCAAGAAGGTCGTCATTTCCGCACCCTCCGCTGATGCTCCTAT GTTTGTCTGTGGTGTCAACCTTGATGCCTACAAGCCGGAGTACAAAATCGTGTCCAACGCTTCTTGCACTACCAACTGTCTCGCTCCCCTTGCCAAGGTCATCCACGATAAC TTTACTATCATTGAGGGCTTGATGACCACTGTCCATGCCACTACTGCCACCCAGAAGACCGTTGATGGTCCTTCCCACA AGGACTGGCGAGGTGGTCGAGGTGCTGCTGCTAACATTATCCCTTCTTCTACCGGTGCTGCTAAG GCTGTAGGCAAGGTCATTCCTTCCCTCAATGGCAAGCTTACTGGCATGTCCTTCCGAGTCCCTACCTCCGATGTCTCTGTTGTCGACCTTGTCTGTCGCATTGAGAAGGGTGCATCTTATGATGAAATCAAGAATGTCATCAAGAAGGCCTCTGAGAGCCCTGAGTTGAAGGGTATTTTGGG CTACACTGAGGATGCTGTTGTCTCCACTGATTTCGTTGGCTCTACTGAATCCTCTATCTTTGATGCCCAGGCTGGTATTGCTCTTAATGCCAACTTCATCAAGCTTGTCAGCTGG TATGACAATGAGTATGGTTACTCTAGGCGTGTCTGTGACCTCATTTCTTACATTGCTGGTGTTGATGCCAAGGCACAGTAG
- a CDS encoding oxidation resistance protein 1, which yields MPHNHSLSTSSADFGDFNSAPASSAQTSALSQDDLLGSYDETIRYSPSLKSLPSPTAGASNLDLLLHDHNVEEHRRPEPTYSRPSRPTGVPPDHIPYVRSPRRLSTFSSTSPTSPPSITEAGCDIIFHPSYDHTDDNATRAMQKMQGHGEKLSDKMQLRGPASHSHIALTSSPPHSKLLDTLAATTKMASKWRSVITHPTPPSSADRTQNGQPRPHVRHSETSPMDISHDTPFASAEQIAGSYIPPTGAPGFTQASAAGQKHHGDGTFEHLALIGRKNSTSNVLTSEDAVGLRACLPPRQRLTNQWTLLFSLDQHGSSLSTLYRLIDIYAVNHQSSGNILVIRDGQGNRFGTYMNEPIVKREGAYYGSGESFLFKLTHSCQTIPYRWTGKNKYFALCEADFMSFGGGAGTYGLILDSTFTHNSSATCPAYNNDILCELEPLKSQNARSFQCLGLEVWSTS from the exons ATGCCCCACAACCACAGTCTGTCTACCTCATCAGCAGACTTCGGCGACTTCAATTCGGCCcctgcttcttccgccCAAACCTCTGCTCTATCTCAAGACGATCTTCTGGGTTCTTATGACGAAACTATACGATACTCTCCTTCACTGAAGTCCCTCCCGTCCCCTACTGCTGGAGCATCCAATTTGGACCTCTTGCTTCATGACCATAATGTAGAGGAGCATAGACGACCAG AGCCCACATATTCTCGACCATCTCGCCCTACAGGAGTCCCTCCAGACCACATACCCTACGTTCGCTCTCCCCGTCGCCTCTCCACATTTTCTTCCACTAGCCCGACTTCACCGCCTTCTATCACAGAAGCTGGATGCGACATCATATTTCACCCATCCTATGATCATACGGATGATAACGCTACCCGAGCTATGCAAAAAATGCAAGGTCATGGCGAAAAACTTAGCGATAAGATGCAATTAAGGGGACCAGCCAGCCATTCACACATCGCACTCACTTCGAGCCCGCCGCATTCTAAACTCCTCGACACATTGGCAGCGACGACGAAAATGGCTTCGAAATGGCGCTCAGTTATTACCCATCCGACCCCTCCCAGCAGCGCAGATCGGACACAGAACGGCCAGCCGAGGCCACATGTGCGTCATTCAGAAACTTCTCCAATGGATATATCTCATGACACCCCGTTTGCCTCTGCGGAGCAAATTGCTGGGAGCTATATACCACCTACAGGGGCACCTGGTTTCACACAGGCTTCTGCAGCCGGACAAAAACATCATGGGGATGGGACGTTTGAACATTTGGCCTTGATTGGTCGAAAGAATAGCACAAGTAATGTTTTAACTTCTGAAGACGCAGTTGGTTTGAGGGCCTGTCTTCCGCCTCGTCAGCGGCTTACAAATCAGTGGACATTGCTGT TCTCTTTGGATCAGCATGGTTCATCCTTATCTACTTTGTACAGGCTGATCGATATATACGCAGTTAATCATCAATCCTCTGGTAACATACTAGTGATTCGTGATGGACAGGGGAATCGCTTTGGGACATATATGAATGAGCCAATAGTGAAGCGAGAGGGGGCCTATTATGGGAGTGGTGAATC TTTTCTTTTCAAGCTGACCCATAGCTGCCAGACAATACCTTATCGATGGACTGGCAAGAACAAATACTTTGCATTATGTGAAGCTGACTTTATGTCTTTTGGAGGCGG TGCTGGAACCTATGGTCTTATCCTTGATTCCACATTCACCCACAATTCCTCTGCAACCTGTCCTGCTTACAACAATGATATTCTCTGTGAACTTGAGCCTTTGAAGTCCCAAAATGCTAGGTCATTCCAGTGTTTGGGCTTAGAGGTCTGGAGTACATCATGA